ATAAGAAGAGTGAGGCCATTGAAGAGAGCTCCCACATAGGTCAACAACCACATCAGCACAGCAAACTTGGGTAAAAAAAACTTAGTAGTTAGTAAACTGATATGCACCATATATTTGTTTGTGCCATAACAAGCTGGATTGTAAAACCATCCCATTGGAAAACAAGAATAGGTTTTATGAATTGTTAATCTACTCCTTTATAcaagggttttcaaactttatgatgGCAGGGACCCCATATATGATGAACCTTCAGCGAGGGACCCCTAAAATATACACAGTAAAAAGtcaaagttggattaacttaaaggggacataccatgaaaatttgactttttccatgtttaagtgctataattgggtcaccagtgcttttatcaacctagaaaatgtgaataagattaACCTTGtatcttagttttggtaaactattctccACAAgcatagctcattgaaatttggctcccctggtgatgtcagaaggggataataccgccccttaatctgcactatccaaccacagcacagccatttagtgcagagatcagctcatttgcattttaaaggacacatccaaaactgctaatttttgctcacacctacaaagtgacaattttgacttgctataataaattatctatatgattttttgagctaaaactttacatatgtactctggggacaccaaagatttatttgacatctttaaaaaagtcttgtaaaatgtccccttaaaaTAAAATCcctcaattggtaacacctaaaaaccagaatttttttcaacttaaatttccTCACTTTAAGCGAAAATTTTACGTTTATAAAGCTTGAATGTTTTAAGTTACCTACTGAAGTATTTTTTAAGTAGATCCAACCTTGACTTTATACAgtgtttattaatattatgtatGAAGAAACACTTAAACTGTGTTAGTAATTATGATAATATAAGACAGCAAattgtttacaaacttaaataattggctacacagtagacttttaacatttttgctttgtctttttttctttacattttctagggaGCCCTTAGAAGATTCCAGGGTTCCCCTGACCCCAGTTTGAAAAGCCTTACACTATTACTGATTATGATTGttaatgtaaattaaataaattaaagatcACCTTTAGTGAGTCCACCAAATCCTGAACCAGGAACAGTCTGCGTAGTTCTTTAAGTGTGGTGTTGATATAGTACTGGACGTTTTCTGCATACTTCTGCATCTGATCATGGGACAGTGACATCTCCACGTTCAGATATGTTCTGCACCAAATAGAAAAAGTGTTGGAAATAACATAGCAATAacctttcatttatttaatttgatgCACACAAACAGAGAGGTGTCTTACTTGAAGGGATGTCCCTCATCTGTCTTCTGCACGGCCTGCAGCACGGACTTGTAGACTCTGAAGCTGATGGTTGCAGAGAGCGCAGCCAGGGCAAGATAGGCCACCACACTGACTACGCTGAACTGCGTCAGAGAGAAAAGCAACAGCAAGATACTGCCAAACACCACCCCACTTTGCTTGAGGTCCCGCCAGTACAGCAACTCCATCGCTGGGTGGAGAAAAAGAGGGAACATAAGTTACAGATAAAGAAGATGAGCTGTGGCCAGTCGCATGCACACATGGGGAAGGTTGGGGGGGGGTTAAGTACACCTCATATCTACTATATTTGATCAATTCTTTTCATTCACTGCCTGATGTCACCTACAGTGGTCTAACACTTACTGAATCATTCTGCATAAGCACTGAGTCATGCATTACACAATTAGAAAAGATGACACAAACAGTGTCTCCAAAATATCCAAGGGTTCAATCTGCAGAATATCAATGATTTTAACTGCTGTCATATCAAGCTGTCCCTGTGACCTTTCTGCATACATACTCAGTAACAATACATTCTGGCCAAATGACAGCATGGTGGCCATGGCAACAGACTGGAAGCAGGTGCACAAATCTGGCAGATTTTGGTTCACATGTTATATAATGAGGTCCATCATTAATCTCACATGCCAAACGTGACAGTAGTGCTATAATTGTCTCAAGCATTATGAATTGGACAGTATACATaatgaatattttattttataaataaggaGTTAGATGGCCATAATTCCCCTATAAACGCTTCTTATTTATTGAAAATGACAAAGCTCAGTGTATGTGCCTTGGCCTGGAAGCTTGTTATTATGGTTATTTAACAAAATTACCCCCTTTTACCCTAACAAAACTACCCAATTACCCTAAGGCCTTTATTAACCAACTgaagccgtgtggattacttctgtgaaggatggatgcactttttgggcttcaaagtcagaagCTGTTCCCTGGTCTCCGTTTACTACTACCATTATATGAAGCTTGGAAGAGCCAGGaaattttctaatataactctgatCATGTTTGTCAGATAAAAGATAATCGTGCACATCAAGGATGGCTTGGGACTGAGCAAATCATGGGTTAATTAGAATTTTTCGCAGGAGTACCCCTTTGAGAAATTTTCGAGAATTGCATCTTAACTTTTTCTTAGATTTTGTCGTAAAAAGCTTTTGTGAATCCGGCCCCTggttattaaaggaacagtatgtaggattgtggccaaaactggtattgcaatcacaaaacttgtggctaaaactggtactgcaatcacacaactggtggccaatacacaaaatgacaacataaacatcagttgagggctgcaactccactttttaaatgacaatatcctggccagaccactgttgtcagtgatataagtatttgaaattaaaataatttcttaatgtctagtgacatatcagggccattttatgattaattgatataaatttcttacatactgttcctttaagcttaactctttccccaccattgaagATTTATCttttcaattaagagaaaacatttccctgccaatgacgttTAACTCAAgggtttttacggtaatctgtaattctaCTATTATCCATTAGTgccgctcttacccaatttattaaaatctaaaacaaaaactaatttaacaacatttaaactctgtgtgtctgaacacaaaaatgcaattattttaaccaaattttgtattttttgaagaaacctaatccttaacatatttaaaggcggggtccatgatctctgaaagccaatgttgacatttgaaatcacctaaacaaacacacccctaccccaatagaatctggactttcatttgatagacccgccccacacatacgcaacccaggcaacgatgccgtttagtagacacaccccttattgctgattggctacaagtgtgttttggtactctgtCCGACTtacttttccaaagtgtttttcaaacatcatgcaccccgcctctaagaggttataaaaagagaacaaatgaaaaaGATAGGATAAAACCTTTTTATtctcattttgtttgtttgtactgtatgaaagcagagggtctgttctttcatttgatatatttttatgtttagatatttatagaagaaaattttactggaaggcattttgtaaaacttttgtgaaaatgacaaaaaatgctggcgggcaacttttttttttaaaaggctggcggggaatgagttaatgaaTGTACTCAGTGCTTTACGGTGTGTGATTCAATTGATTTATTCACTACTAGTCAGAATAAGAAAATGAAACTCAACCCAAACTCTAAATCAACATCTAACGTTTCAAACTACCTATTGCTTTCTATACAGTTAGTATCGATTCACTGATGCATATGAATGAGTTACACCCTATTCCAAATCTCATCCATCTGGTCTCTGTTTTCACCCTGTTTAAAATAATGCAACATAGAGGTTTATCTCTAAAGATTAGGAATTAAGCAGCTTAACTAGTTAAAAATTATAATCTCATAATAGGCCACACATAGCAATAACGTGCTCTCTTTGAAGGTGTGTATCTGAGCTTCATTGTCTAGACAGAGTCCTGTGATCATTTCCCTTGATGGGGTGGTCTGTCACACTCTGTGGTTTGAGGGGGATAAAactaaagtattattttaggcTGAATGCTAATAGAGGCTGGTTCAGGAAAGACATGCGTATGTGCACACGCTTGCTGATTCTTTGTGCGTTGTAAAGGTGCGGTTAGGAGCCTATTATGcaataaacacaacattaaattAACCATCGCTGTGCATGATATATAATTCATAGGCACTATATATCTTAAGCTCATATTAGTCAATAATCAATATTCATACACATTTTCAGTGCTGAAtaacattaatattttattaaaccaTTGTCCTTCATATTTATGTTCAGGTGAAAATCAGCACACAAACATACAATGTCATCTGCTACTGTACCAATCATTCTTGAACTGACACAGGCTTGTTTATGGGGTCATTATGGCGAGTTTTGACTAAAATGTGTCGCTGTAAAGTTAGCAGTTGAGCTCTGTGCTAAAGGGAGAACGGTCGCCACGGAAACTGGAGAGCTGGATGCAGTGGATTGAGCAGTGATGCAGTTGCCATAGCGATGGAGATGGCCCCCCTTCCCCTCCACCCTCCCTCCCTCACAGAGCGCACTGCCTGCCTGCCAGAGTAATAAGGTGCTGATGAAATGATGGGGGATGGGAAACAAGAGGTAACACGCCATAACAGAAACATAAGCTAAAACGCTCTAATGCTGAGCGTGCCGTGCCTATCGTTCACATAAAACCTTTGCTTTATATCAAGCTGAAGCGTAGATAACAGTGTAGTCCTTGCGGCAAGATTTGCTAAATATAGCTATCGCTATGCAAAAGGCAGCACGGATACCTGCAAAATCCAAATACAGATTGCAAACACTTTGGACATACAGTGATACAGGATCCAAACAAACCCACGTGGTCTAACACACCACCCACATAACCTCACAAATATGACTACACAACACAAAATACAGAGGCATAAACAACTTGGTTTATGGTTTATCTAAGCATATaaattaaacctaaataaaGACTGAATagctctattgtatatgcataGCATCCCATTCTTGACCTCAGTGGGTCATACTTTAAAACAAAGAGATCAGTCAGCCTATGAACTGACATTATACACGGCTAGTCGGGATGACAACAACCTTGGCATGAGACAAGGCGACTACACAGATACACATTTCTGAGCTGGCAATAATGAAGGCTTTTTCAAAGAGATGTCACATGATGTGACATCACAAGCAAGAGTAGCCTCCAGATACaacataaaaataacatttcagCCGGCCTTGTGATACAGTGATGTAGTGAAACGTGATGCATGCCAGAGAGACTAGGCATATGGGCATGCATACGTTTTAGTTATTTTTGAAAGTGTTCACCAAACAAATATTGTCTTTAGAGATGCACCAATACAACATTTCTGTGACCATACTAAGAATGATATCTATAGATACTGACACCCTTTTTGCTATTTACtccatgtttttaaattataatgTCATGAAATCTAAAACAATTCTGTTCGCACTGTCacccaattcaaaataatcacacatTATTAACCCCTTATAAGATATAATCTGTAATGATCATTGGCGGTATATAAAATCAGCCGCTGTTCAATACTTAAAAATAGCTTTTATCTGCTAATACCGATTATAGGATGATATATCTGTGCATCCCCAAGTCTCTTTCAAACTTTAATAACAAGACATGCACTTGAACTTCAACTTTGTTACTGCAAAAAGACAAACTGTGAATCTCAACAATGAGACTTTACTATAAAGGGATCTGATATGATGGAATGTAATTCCACACAACAAAAGTATGTCAaggaaaaaaatacttaaaaataacATCTTCACAATGACCTCCTTAGGAGGAGGTTGTCATTGTAGTGACACCTAGCAAAGTACCATGTGGCCACTAAAGAAGATGTTCTGCATAATTACTTTAAAAATGATCTTGACCTCCAAGCCATTATGATAATCCTTACTGAGaaatattgcatattttatgAACTAGTTAATGAAAAAAAACTGGCAGTTATTACCAAAAGATCATCAGTACAGTAACACTGACTCATGCCATAGTTTTGACCAAACTGCATACTTGCAAGAAGACTCTGAGGAGAAACAGATACTGCTGACTTAAGACAAGACAGCACCTTTGCTGCGGTTTGACTTTATAGCacattgaaaatcaatttgTCATAGAGGACACAGGTATAAGCAATCCTATGCCAACATGCATCATTTTAGACAGAAATGACAATACATAACATAACCGTATGCTCATAGGTCTCCACATAAAAAAGTCTGCATAtctgttttaatttatttaatagcTTGGTGTTCGAGTGCCAACACAGCACTTAGAAACCGCAAACATAGATTTTCTCTTCCTCGGGGAGGAAATCAATTCTAGATCCTAAATTCTCATACAGAAAGGACCAGAATGATCTTTAATCAGAGTGAATTAAAGTAAGAatgatgaaataaaaatatgatgttgatcTTGATACAACAAAATTACCTATGAAACACTTTTAGGCAAATGTGCACTGCATACAAGCCAGGGCCTAAAATAGATCACTAGTCCCACTTCTTACTGATCAAAACATCCAAATTGACCTATATAGCCATACAAGCATAGAAAAGTTGAAAGAAGAAATGCCTGAAGATACGTAAAAATGAATAATTTCAAACACAAAAAGCCTAGAGACAAATATTTCACTAATAGACTCATATGTGTTTATTTGCCCCTGAAGTGACAGACATTAGGAATGCTTGAATATAAATAGCCAGATCCAGAAAATCCTGCTTTTACAATGCTCTAGTTTTTCTTCTATCATGATGCTCTTGGTTTTGGGTTAAGTGCCTATTTGTCTTCCACCAGCTACAGTATGGAGCATTATAAGATTagagtaaataataataataatatataattaaaatgaaCATATTAAATGCACAGTTACTCGCTTTGaacaaaagcatctgccaaatgcagaaatgtaaatgtaataagtCAGTATGATTGtacacaatttatttatttataagagAGAAAGATATTGTAtatagtaaataaatgcttgttattgataaattaataaaatgtagTATGCACTTTAAATTGAATAAATTGCAAGATGCACACCCATCTTTTACATATGCACACCCATCCTTTCAGAAAATAAATGATTCCCAAGATGTTTTAACCACTAGGTAATCAAAAGATGGGTAGCAGAAGTCAACATTTAGGGAACCACCTCAGCTGTGCTCCATAACTGACTATACTTTATGTAGCCACACCCTACATCTCTCTcgctttctttttctttttgttttcagTTGTGATGCTGCCTGAAGGCCTACAGTATGATAAAGCAACCTCAAAATTCAAAGAAAGAGACAAAGCATTCGACGGATCATCATATGGATCTACTCGAATCCAAAAGAACAAATGACCTGAAAATGAGTTACTCATGCATATCATTGCCTAATAATTCGAATCAGCACAGTCTGTGAATTCAGGATGGATCCCCTTCAATACAGACAGGAGGGGGACAGAAATAGGGTGTGCCTAGCTGTctaacacccccccccccatcaCCACCACATGCAGTCTGCTGCTCGTTGGCCGACGACGATGACGGCCACctcgataaaaaaaaaatgcagatgTGTCCGAGCATCTCTCCACATGCACCAGCATTACCCTTTCGAGTGAACCCCACCCTCTCCATATCTCCAAAAGCCACAAATGACCAACCCCACTACGCTGCTTTCTCCATCATTCTCAAGCCCGTACATGCATCTCCGTCAACCCGACCCCCACGTACCCCTCCCTCCGCAAAACTCACAGTACCATGGCACTTCCAGCTGCTCCAGAAACCTTCCATCTTGGGTGAGTCTGTGGCTGCCATGGTGCTGGCCTGCATGCTATGCTGTGTGAGGTGAAAGACTGCGAATCGCTATCTGCTAACGCTGCTGCTCCTCTGTCTCTATcgttttcctctctctctctctttctctcttgctCACCGGTTCACACCAGTACATGAATGACCCATAGGAGGAGGAGACAGTGAGTGGAAGCAGGGATGGAGAAGAGGATGCTGCCCACTGGTGGAGGAATTGAGAGGGCAGCCATCAGGGGGAGGGGCAAATAGTAATGATTGATACCCCTTAAAGCCAATCAGAGTCAAATCcatataaaataaagaaaattctgtgaaaacataaccttgatatctttaaaatagACTGTCAAAGATTATAATCaataatgtgaaatcaatgaataTAATGAAACGTTATTGCTCCAAATCTTATTGTGTAATTAGATTATGACGTGTTACGCCCGTTTTTATAGGCAGGTTCACATTTTCATATTCTCATATTTTGTCAAAACTGTAtgatgaataaaatataaaataaataaataaaataaattctgGAGAATGCTGACACTTTTTTCCATTCAATTGTTTCATATCAAAGTGTATCGCCTAGCACCTTGCATGAAAAATTTCATACAGGTCTGGAAGATCATGTGGATAaagaatttaaataatttaacatagataaaataataacttttgggtgaactgttcaTCAAAAATTCTGCtgacattattttttatatcttttttcCTCCATCATTCTCATCTTACATATTCTTGTTAACGGGACTAACCTTGACTATTCCTTTTAAGATGGTTAAAAATTTTTGCAGGCTTTTTCAGAGTCGCAGTTATGGCTTATTTCTCACCTGCTGTATAAATTTCACTGTAGACCGCAATAacagtgtgtgtatgtgtgtgcgtgcgtgcgtgtgtgtgtgtgtggggggggtgtTAAGGGGACATTGTTATACGGAGAATGACTCAGCCTTTTCGATCGAAAGAAACAGGGAGCACTTACAAGCAAGCGCCCAGCCCTGTGTTTAAATTGGTTTGAGAGGTCAGATGAATCATGACCTAAAAcaattgacataatttgaaaTCCCTGATACACACAAATAAGACCCTGCATAAAGGGGTGGATTTCCAGACAcggtttagattaagccaggactaggccttagttatttgaGAACATTTACAGAGTTTTAATAaatataccttacaaaaaacattattggtgtgcatcttcagacaaatcaatggcattgatatttttaagatatgtcagtgcacgCTGCTTTCAGTTATGACCactcaaacaagcattttaaAGGGCAACTagactcacctaaaggattattagaaacacctgttcaatttctcattaatgcaattatctaatcaaccaatcacatggcagttgctctAATGCATTTatgggtgtggtcctggtcaagacaatctcctgaactccaaactgaatgtcagaatggaaaaGAGAGGTGATTTAACATCCAGttgggaaaaacatccagtatgtggcagtcctgtgggcgaaaatgccttgttgatgctagaggtcagaggagaatgggccgactgattcaagctgatagaagagcaactttgactgaaattaccactcgttacaaccgaggtatgcagcaaagcatttgtgaagccacaacacacacaaccttgaggcggatgggctacaacagcagaagaccccaccgggtaccactcatctccactacaaataggaaaaagaggctacaatttccatgagctcaccaaaattggacagttgaagactggaaaaatgttgcctggtctgatgagtctcgatttctgttgagacattcagcataaacagaatgagaacatggatccatcatgccttgttactactgtgcaggctggtggtggtggtctAATGGTGTGggtgatgttttcttggcacactttagggcccttagtgccaattggtcATCGTTTAAAttccacggcctacctgagcattgtttctgaccatgtccatccctttaggaccaccatgtacccatcctctgatggctacttccagcaggataatgatCCCTGTCACAAAgttcgaatcatttcaaattgtgttcactgtactaaaatgtcCCCCACAGttaccagatctcaacccagaGCATCTTTGGGGTGTGGTGGAATGAAAGCCAGTAGCATTCTCCTCTTGCGGTAGcaaaaaaacatcacattttaCATTTGGTGCATTCAATCTATTCTTTTACACAAGCCTGTTCCTTAAAAATTGAACCTCtgactgctaatgcaatgctctacaaaTTAAACCACATTTGGTTCTCGTCctatgaaatcaaactttataatattacccaaaagcttttgcAACCCTTAAAGCCATTGTCTTCCTGCTATCTAAATTGCCTAATCACATTTTCTGATTCTTGTGTGGTGATGTGACAGACTGTAATGAAACACTTGAGTGCACAGAGAACCTCCTCGATGCCATATGTCATGTAATACTGTAGATAACAGTAACTGTACCCAATCAATATCTCACACTCAGAATTGCACAGGACTGTGAACTATGATTTATCGTTGACTTCTGTAATATAAAAGTGCAGTGCAACCTTCAGGCCACTTTTAAAGGCAAAGTTAAAAAGACAAATTCTGCTCTGCAAACCGCTACAAACCCAAAACAATTAGCATATATTATAGTATATGTCTCATGACACATGGGAAGCCAGGGGCTTTAAAAGATTAATTATAGATAAAGACTATATGCATACGATAAACtacacacccacacacaaaTAAGAGAGAGAAAATGGCAATGCAAAAGCCAAAAGTTTGACTGTTAAGGT
The nucleotide sequence above comes from Paramisgurnus dabryanus chromosome 12, PD_genome_1.1, whole genome shotgun sequence. Encoded proteins:
- the rtn1b gene encoding reticulon-1b isoform X2; translation: MQASTMAATDSPKMEGFWSSWKCHAMELLYWRDLKQSGVVFGSILLLLFSLTQFSVVSVVAYLALAALSATISFRVYKSVLQAVQKTDEGHPFKTYLNVEMSLSHDQMQKYAENVQYYINTTLKELRRLFLVQDLVDSLKFAVLMWLLTYVGALFNGLTLLIMVVVSMFSMPVVYEKYQAQIDQYVDLIRTHVNSVVAKIQEKIPGAKRKAE